In one window of Janthinobacterium sp. 1_2014MBL_MicDiv DNA:
- a CDS encoding BMP family ABC transporter substrate-binding protein translates to MSKKLLCAAVCSAVLMPALAAAPAATPLNVGFVYISPIGDAGWTTQHDQARKEMEKALGSKITTKYVENVPESADAERVIRDLAQTGSKLVITTSFGYMNPTLKVAKQFPNVKFIHLTGYKTAPNVANTNARFYEGRYLAGVLAGKMSKTHVAGYVAAFPIPEVLQGVNAFTRGMRSVDPKAEVKVVWVNSWFDPGKERDAAITLIGQGADVVTHHTDSTAVVQAAEEKGKYAIAYHSDMKKYGPKAQLAAVTHHWGDYYTKQAQAVLDGTWKSSSTWGGIKDGMVRLEGVNAAVPADVKQFVLAREKELVAGKLNPFSAPIKDNDGKVRLDKGVLDDAALTKMDYFVEGVAGKVSGK, encoded by the coding sequence ATGTCCAAGAAACTGTTGTGCGCCGCCGTCTGCAGTGCCGTTCTGATGCCTGCCCTGGCCGCCGCGCCTGCCGCTACCCCGTTGAATGTCGGCTTCGTGTATATCAGCCCCATCGGCGACGCGGGCTGGACCACCCAGCACGACCAGGCGCGCAAGGAAATGGAAAAGGCGCTGGGCAGCAAGATCACCACCAAGTACGTGGAAAACGTGCCGGAAAGCGCCGATGCGGAACGCGTGATCCGCGACCTGGCACAAACGGGTAGCAAGCTGGTCATCACGACCTCGTTCGGCTACATGAATCCCACCTTGAAAGTGGCGAAGCAATTTCCTAATGTGAAGTTCATTCATTTGACGGGATACAAGACGGCGCCCAACGTGGCCAATACGAATGCGCGCTTTTATGAGGGCCGCTACCTGGCCGGCGTGCTGGCAGGCAAGATGAGCAAGACCCATGTGGCCGGCTACGTGGCGGCGTTTCCCATTCCGGAAGTGTTGCAAGGCGTTAACGCCTTCACGCGCGGCATGCGCAGCGTCGATCCGAAGGCGGAAGTGAAGGTGGTGTGGGTGAATAGCTGGTTCGACCCGGGCAAGGAGCGCGACGCGGCCATCACCCTGATCGGCCAGGGCGCCGACGTGGTCACCCATCACACGGATTCGACCGCCGTGGTGCAGGCGGCGGAAGAGAAGGGCAAGTATGCGATCGCCTACCACTCGGACATGAAGAAGTACGGACCGAAGGCGCAGCTGGCCGCCGTCACCCACCACTGGGGCGACTACTATACGAAGCAGGCGCAGGCCGTGCTGGACGGCACATGGAAGTCGAGCAGCACCTGGGGCGGCATCAAGGATGGCATGGTCAGGCTGGAAGGCGTCAACGCCGCCGTGCCGGCGGACGTCAAACAGTTTGTATTGGCGCGAGAGAAAGAGTTGGTTGCTGGCAAGCTCAACCCGTTCAGCGCACCGATCAAGGATAACGACGGCAAAGTGCGCCTGGACAAAGGCGTGCTGGACGATGCGGCGCTGACGAAGATGGATTATTTTGTCGAAGGCGTGGCTGGAAAAGTTTCCGGAAAGTAA
- a CDS encoding ABC transporter permease, which yields MDNLALTIAPLVAASINAGTPLMLAALGLLVNEKAGVVNLGAEGMMLVSAITGFAVAVNTGSPTLGFLAGAGASMVLSGFFAWLTVWLGTNQYATGLALSLFGAGASTYIGLKYVGNSLQNGRFGIPFLEDIPVLGPALFRQHPMVYLSLLLCLAIAWFLYRTRAGLVLRAVGESPASAHALGYPVRRIRLAAVLFGGACCGLAGAFLSLVYTPLWVEGMVAGRGWIALALTTFATWRPARVVGGAYLFGGITILTFHAQALGVPVASQLLSMLPYVAAIVVLVLISSNANYIKLNMPASLGKNFNPGA from the coding sequence ATGGATAACCTGGCCCTGACGATTGCGCCATTGGTCGCCGCCAGCATCAATGCGGGCACGCCGCTGATGCTGGCCGCGCTCGGTCTGCTCGTCAATGAAAAGGCGGGCGTGGTGAACCTGGGCGCGGAAGGCATGATGCTGGTGTCGGCCATCACGGGCTTTGCCGTGGCCGTCAACACGGGCAGCCCCACGCTGGGCTTCCTGGCCGGTGCGGGCGCCAGCATGGTCCTGTCCGGCTTTTTCGCGTGGCTGACGGTGTGGCTGGGCACGAACCAGTACGCGACGGGCCTGGCCCTGTCGCTGTTCGGCGCGGGAGCGTCCACGTACATCGGCCTGAAATACGTGGGCAACAGCTTGCAGAACGGCCGCTTCGGCATCCCTTTCCTGGAAGACATTCCCGTGCTGGGGCCGGCCCTGTTCCGCCAGCATCCGATGGTGTATCTGTCGCTGCTGCTGTGCCTGGCCATCGCCTGGTTCTTGTACCGCACGCGCGCCGGCCTGGTACTGCGCGCCGTGGGCGAGTCGCCGGCCTCGGCCCATGCGCTCGGCTATCCCGTGCGGCGCATCCGCCTGGCGGCCGTGCTGTTCGGCGGCGCCTGCTGCGGCCTGGCCGGCGCCTTCCTGTCGCTCGTCTACACGCCGCTGTGGGTCGAGGGCATGGTGGCGGGGCGCGGCTGGATCGCGCTGGCGCTGACCACCTTTGCCACCTGGCGCCCGGCGCGCGTGGTGGGCGGCGCCTATCTGTTTGGCGGCATCACGATATTGACCTTCCACGCGCAGGCGCTGGGCGTGCCCGTCGCTTCGCAGCTGCTGTCGATGCTGCCGTACGTGGCGGCCATCGTCGTGCTGGTCCTGATTTCCAGCAATGCCAATTACATCAAGCTCAACATGCCCGCTTCGCTGGGGAAGAATTTCAATCCGGGCGCTTAG